The Nicotiana tabacum cultivar K326 chromosome 5, ASM71507v2, whole genome shotgun sequence sequence catcatacgaacttgctcatgcgatcaaattgctaaaataacacctagaactataaATTTAGCACCTATAAATTTGGTCATCATAATTTTTATGCATTACCGCATCTATATGTTTTTAATGAATTCCAACCATACTGTAATGATctgccatgtcatcatgccacataggtgccATTTGACATATATTAATGTCATGTGAgagcttacataagaagaagtctatcatttgtgagaagattgtagagaagtatggacatttccttaggaagaacctagatccttatggatttgctaggaaagtccttggaatcttttaggcttgtagagaattctagagaaagcccttatcttgtaaatatcaaggacttgtgtaataattaatatttacactctaacccctaggagactagtatataaagggggctaTTCATTTATAATTCACAAAGCAAACAATTCatgttctctctaatacaaagcttcctttagtaattctcttgtgttctttctagcATTCCCTTATCTATCTtaagtgtagtaaggctgacttggcatagcaagaacgtgagcaagttgtgcaagatcatgaGCGAGTTGTAAAGTGCcacacgtgtacttagttaattACTAAGgacatgacaacatggtatcagagcgaaggtttcaactaagggaatggcgaacgacggagaaattaatgttgccaacacccaagccaacgtCATCCAGGATGTTGCTGGCAAGAGCGGTCGTAGCAAAAAGAGGAATGCCACCAACAAGGGCGAGGAGGTGCTACCTGAGGTTGTGTCAAACGATgggcttacatcccaagaacTATCTTCCACTGAGgcgagcgaggatgaagtggaggtccttCTAGAGGACGTCTCGCTCGACAAAGAatgggtgatgaagatgaacgTGGGTATGGACGTCGTAGAGATCTTTGGCCAATGCTTGGGGAAGGTGGAAATCACCCTTAGCGTTCTTAAGGGGCACACTCTTGAATAGATTGAGAGTatccgaaatgacttggagggacgtaCACAGACTGAGATGGAACTAAGTCAAACCATCACTGACTTAGAGTGCATactcatggaggctttgagtactatcgatgctatgaaAGCAAATatagagtcactcgaggagcATGTCAATGCTGGCATGACCGAGGCAGCCAGCAATGGTGTGGtgacgagggaggccaagatcgaagctcccaaacccccggtgttcaaaggtgttcgtgatgcacaagaagtggaaaacttcctttggcacttggagaactacttcaggAAAGACAAAGTGAGGGACGACGAGGCCAAGATCAAAACTACGGTATTGTACTTCTTAGAGACAGCCATGCTATGGTGGATAAGGAAGATGGCCGACGTGGATAAAGGTCTATGTACTATTAGCACATGGGATCAGTTCAAAGCGGAGTTCAAgcgacagttctttccaaacaatgtcttgtacgaGAAAAGGCGCAAGCTTAGGGAATTGAAGCAAACAGGGAGCATATGTAActatgtcaaggagttcactacccttatgcttcaaatccccgacctgaccaatgatgacttATTGTTCCACCTCACGGGCGAgttgcaaaattgggctaagAAGGAGTTACAATGCTGACAAGTCACtgatatagaccaagccatagtggaggccgaatcattgatggatttcaCGTATGACAAGCACGACAAAGGCAATGGCAAGGAGTCAAAGGTTAACAATATCAAAGGTGGGGGAGACAGTGGCAAAGGCAAGGAGATATAACAACAAtactccaagactcaagatccCAAAAATTCGAGTGGTTGTCAGGGCTATGCCGAGAAAAAGGCATAGGCCGAGAAAAGGTGATACTACATATGCGGAGGGCCGTACGGCTTCAGGAATTGTCCCGACCTCAAGAGCCTCAGTGCCATGGTCCGTGAACGGAAGGAACAGCCGCAAGGAGAGATTTCGGGAATCGCACAGTTGGATATGATTGGATTATGTGGTGTTGTCACAAAGCAAGCTATCCAACCTACCAAGAATGGAAATCGGTACgtggatctcaccatcaacaacaagcccgctcgtgcaatggtggacactggagcaactcataatttcATGACTGAGGCCGCCGCAAAGAGACTAGAATTGAAGCTTTCTCCAACCAACTCTCGCGTCAAGACCGTAAATGTCGACTTACAAAATGCtcgtggggtagctaatggagttggtgttaaattgggaacttggaaaggtatgacaaactttaccgtaACCGCTATGAATATATTTGACATCATACTAgggcaagagttctttagacattgtcatactttgaTAGACCCCTACCTCCAACGTCTCTTGGTTATGGAGAGAGAAGGATCTTGCATGGTACCTACAGTGACTATGCCACACGGACAGATCCAAGCACGATTCTCAGCTATGCAGgttgtcaaggggatcaagaagggggagCCAACGCTCGTGGCAACCATTGCAAGTCTAGAGGAAGACAAGAATTTTCAAGATATAGTGTCGCCTTGCATAGAGAAGTtgcttgaggaaaacaaagatgtcatgcccgaggagtttcctaagcacttgccgcctaggcgagaggtggatcacaagattgagttggagccaggggctaagccactcgcatttgccccatatcgtatggcaccgctTGAGTTAGAGGAGCTCAAGAAACAATTGAAAGAGTTGCTAGATACTGGTCACATTCGCCCATCAAAGGCACCTTTCGGCACACCAGTGttgttccagaagaagaaggatggatcgctGCACTTGTACATAGACTACTGAGCACTAaataaggttacagtgaagaataatTACCTGATCCCGCTCATTGctgacttgttcgatagacttgggcaagccaagtactttaccaaggtggatcttcgAAAGGGATACTACCAGGTTCACATTGCGGAAGGGGGTGAGCCAAAGACATCATGTGTGacgagatatggagcctttgagtggttggtgacgcccttcggcttaaccaatgcaccggccacatttttcacccttatgaacaagatttttcatccctaccttgatcagttcaTGGTAGTCTACCTAGATGACATAGTCATCTACAACAACACATTGTAGGAACACATggagcacttaaggaaggttttccaagtcttgcgGGAGAACGATCTaacatcaagagggagaaatgtgagtttgcacaatcaaaggtgcacttctttggccatgtcattagcaatggccagctacgcatggacgaggctaaggtacgtGCTATCCAGGAGTGGGAGGCACCTACAAAGGTAACTaagttgagatccttccttggccttgttaactactatcgtcggttcatcagTGAATACTCAGCAAAGGacgcaccattgactaagttgctaaagaagaacaagTCATAGGTTTGGATGGAGCATTGTCAAAAGGCGTTTGAATGCCTTAAGATAGCTATAACAGAAGAGCTAGTCTTGGCGTTACCTGACTTTGCCAAGACATTTGAGGTGCACACAGATGCCTCAGACTTCGCCATTGGAGGTGTCCTGATGCAGGATAAGCATCCCATAACATTTGAGAGCCGCAAGTTAAATGAGACAGAGCGGCGTTACACGGTGCAAGAGAAGGAAATGATTGCcattgtgcattgccttcgtaCATTGAGACATTATCTGCTTGGGTCGAGGTTTGCGGTCAAGACTGATAATGTGGCTACTATCTACTTTCAAACACAGAAGAAGCTCACATCAAagcaggctaggtggcaggatttCTTAGCCGAGTTTGATTATGCGTTGGAGTATAATGGGCAAAGGTAACgttgtagccgatgccttgagccagAAAGCCGAGCTTGCTGCAATCACTTTAGCAAGATAGGATATTCGggaggctataaaagaaggcatgcagCATGATCCAACAGCCAAATAGCTTATCGAGTTAGCCAACAAAGGCAAGACGAGACAGTTTTGGATAGAAGACGACCTACTACTTACCATAGGTCAATGGGTACGTGCctaagtttggagacattagacgGCGGATCATAAGGGAGAGTTATGACACAATGTGGGTTGGTCATCCAGGCCAACGTCGCACTAGGTCCTTGGTTGAGTCAGTTTACTATTGGCCATACATGCGAGATGACATAGAGTGttatgtgcagacttgtcttgtCTGTCAACAGGACAAGGTTGAGCAACAACAACCTGGAGGACTTTTGGAGTGCCCCTACCAGTTGCAGAGCGTCCATGGGAGAgcgtgactatggactttatcacttgcctACCGAAGTTCGacggttatggtactattatggtggtcgtggatagattttccaaatatgccaccttTATGTCCGCCTCACCAGGTTGCACTGCCAAGGAAGCTGCCAAGTTATTCTTTAAGAATATGATGAAGTATTGGGGTATACCAAGGCATATTATCAATGATCGAGACCCTCGTTTTACTGGAAACTTTTGGAGAGATTTATTCGACATACTTGGCACGGAACTGCACTTTTCAACTAGTTTCCACCCACAGACAGATGGACAAACGGAACGGgtcaatgccttactagaatgctacttgaggcattatgtaagcgcGCATCAGAAAGATTGGGCAAGGCTCTTGGACatcgcccaattctcttataacttgcagcggAGCGAGTCCATGGGGCGGATACCATTTGAGTTGACCACAGGCCAAcaaccacaaactccacattcattaCCAGCCGCGTTTGATGGAAAGAGTTTGGGGCCTTATCATATGGCCAAAGGATGGGAGGAGCAGCTCAACACtgctaagtcctacttggataaggcagctaagaagatgaagaagtttgcggACCGTAAGCGACATCCCACAGACTATAGAGTTGGGGATATGTTCATGGTGAAGTTTAACCCAAGACAGTTCAAGGCACTACGGGGCATGCATCAGAATCTGATTCGCAAGTACgaggggccatttaagatcgtcgccaaggtaggcaagatctcatacaagcttgacatgccatcgtatcttaagatctaccctgtcttccatgccagcatgcttaagccatatcatgaagataaggatgATCCGAGTAGGGGCCAATCAAGTTGGGCGCCAATGACTATCACCTCCTCGCATGATCGGGAGATTAAGGCTATCATAAATTACCAGGCCAGGCGAAAACAAGGGCAAAAAGCCACTGCtatgttcctcgtccattggaaaGGGCAATCATTGGAGGAGGCCACGTGGAAACGATATGAAGACTTgtggcaattcaaagataagatctGAGAGTTTATGCAGCAGCATTGCGCCGCGGTTGTCGCAATATTaggtgggggagagtgtgatgatccgccatgtcatcatgccacataggcgccatttggcatatattaatgccatgtggaagcttacataataagaaggctagcatttgtgagaagattctagataAGTATGaacatttccttaggaagaacctagatccttatggatttgctaggaaagtccttggaatcttctcgGCTtatagagaattctagagaaagcccttatcttgtaaatatcaaggacttgtgtaataattaatatttacacattgGCCCCTatgagactagtatataaagggggttttTCATTTGTAATTCACAAAGCaagcaattcaagttctctctaatacaaagcttttTTTAgtaattctcttgtgttctttctagcatttccttagcgatcttgagtgtagtaagactgacttgacatagcaagaacgtgagcaagttgtgcaagatcataagcgagttgtcaagtgccacacgtgtacttagttaattactaaggacgtgacaataCACATTGAAAAAGATCATTTTTtacctaattttttttttgactcCAAACTAGTCCAACTCGCCTTCATACTTCGTCAAATTTTCCATATTGCcgcatctatatgttttcaacgAATCACAACAATACTcattaaaaaaatctttttttgtcTATATTTTTTGAATGTTGTATATCATTGGTAATTTTTTTGCATATGGCTATTTTTGATAGCATAAATAAAGTGACAAGTTGTTAAATAATGTTTTTTTTGGTATATTTTCGTAAGATTCCCTATAATATACTTTAGCAACTTATACATAAACCGTTgcttaaaaattagaaaaataataactGCATCTAAAAAAGAAGCAGCAAGATTTGTAATATGTAATtttcaataaataaaattttacttCGAATGGAAAACTGTATTTATAAGCCTAAATGTAAGGTTTTATACTAAAGagaatttaaattattttaaaatattagtaaaatcacaattaattttaactttttaatggTATTTACTTTTTAAAGAAAGGTTGTAGGAGTACTAATTAcccaataaaaaaattaaaaaaattgtacTTGCACTCTAGCTTACGTGGCAAGATCCTGACCCTCTATAAATCCCTAGTGGACTGCAGAAACGATCAAATGGTGCCTGGCGGGAACTCGGAGAGCTCAAGGATCAATATGGCGGGAATCCTCCGCCTTTATAAATGCCTCATTTGTTAAATAGATTCAAAATtgtctttattttaatttttcaatCGCGTTTACTTGCACAAGTAGTGTAAGCATCTCTGAGGTTTGACGTATGGGAAAGGGGAAGAAGACGGCTAGGGTTCCGGTGGAGAATTCGGAAGAAGAAGACGTAGAAATGCAGGGAAATCAAGAGAACGTGAACGGTTCTTCGTCACATGAGAAGAGCCTTTATGAGgtacttatatttttttttctttctacgCTTACCTGATTTCAAGCATTTTGTTACATTTTGTAGGTGGATTTAGCTTTTTATGTCAAGTAATTGCGGGTTTGTAGCTGAAAAAACAGAACTTTATACATCTTTCTAACTATATATAATTAGAGAAGGTCACCCGAAATAGTTTGATCAGAGGACATATGTCTGTTTATATGTGCTTGTAGCAGATGCTGAAATTTTCCTTAGTGTTTAAATTTGTGCATTTGTTTATGGTTTTGGTTTATATCCAGAGGTGGACCTAGGATTTAAGTGTAACGGGGGCATCAATTACGGGGGCGAAAAAATTTGGCGTGCAACTCttttaaagaaagagaaaacactCAGCATAAAGATTTCTTTACAAAATGCGTGCTATGGGAAGGGAAGGCGTTTGGTTTTATTTCAAACATCTAATTTATAgtttttctcaaattttaaaAGGAGTGATCAAAAAGGTGttctaatttttaaaatattaaaaacttACTCAAATAAAACCAAGATTAAGGGTATGTTTAGTAGTCAAAGATTTGAAAAAGAGTTTCAAACTCTCAGTCGTCGTCGAGTTGAAGTCGACATATGCCTGCGCAGTGACGGAGCCAGAATTTTTGTTaagggtgtcaaaatatataataaGTAAACATACTAGGaaattaaggggagtcaatacatagtatatatatacatataatttttttttttacctacATACACAGTGTATTTTTCCCGTCAAGGGGTGTCATTTGACACCCCTTTCTTATAAGTTGGATCCGCCACTGTGCCTGCTACTTCGTCAAAGCAATTCTAAGGAGGTAGAAGGGTTTGTACTTTTTATTTGTGGAGATAGGAGCTGAGATTGAGGCATTTGATTTTGATGGAGGAGCTTTTTAAAGTAAAATTAGTTAAGTTGACTATTAAGTACACGTCCTAATTCAACTATAATTGAATTCGGAAAAAATTAGACAAATATGTACAAGAAATAAACTATAATTACATTAAGAAAGATAAAATACGAAAAAACAAACTAGTTGAATACTAAGTATAAACTATGTTGAATTCAAGAAagtaagaaagagaaaagaaaagaaaactaaacTTAGTTGCAGGAGCTAGGTTCGAACCAGATCAACAAGTGAGGGAAGGAATCTTGAGCAGCCAAGCTTAACCAGTGCTCCAGTCTGGGCTTTTGTGATTAAGGGGGTCTAATAAATTATTTACACAGTCctaaatgtatatatacatatatataaaacaTATATACAGGGTTTTTGCCGAGGCTAACGGTTCCCCTGACCCCCCAACCCCAAAGTAGGTCCACCTTTGtttatatatgcatttcaatttAATACTCTAGGATTTTGTTATATTGTTGGTTAATATAATGCAACGCTGAAGATTAGTGCCAACCTGTGCTCTATATTTTGCCTGTAAGATCATTGAGTTTGTAGTTGTATTGGATGGGACCGGCTAATGAGTCACTTATGTGTTTTGTTGTGAAAAGCTTCAAATTTCTTATGGAGAGTAATGATGGTtatgagatttattatgcaagaAGAAATATCTATGAATACAAATTAGACTGGTCGATTCTAGGATAACTGGTCGATTCTAGGATAAACTTACTCTCTGAATATGTACATGCATGCATTTGTTGTATGTGCATGGATCCTGCCAAGTTGAGTtcttcatagctgtacaaagaaTGTTGAACTGTCTGAAGCATGTGAAGTGCTGACTAATGAAGCCATAGCTCTGTGTAATGAATGAGCAGCGGCTAGTGACTTATTTTATTGTGTTTTGTGTACAAACTGCAAATTTAGGATATCTTGTTGGATATGGGGTGTATTAATTGCGATTGCTTTAAAGTATTGTcgagaagtaatacatatgttgTTAATTTGATTGGAAAATTATAGGATAAGTTCCTGCTATATATGTGTAAATATTGGCATGTGTAGCTGTAGAAAGAGTGCTAAATTGTCTGAGGCATGGGATGTGCTTACTAATGAAGCcatagaaataaaattttcaCGGGCCTATGGAATAATGGTTTGGAAGATCTTTCTGCAAACTAAGTGCATGCATTTCTTTTTGTGTTAAGTTACTGATCCTTTTGGTGTACTTATTCAAGGAAGAGCAGTAATACTAACAAGGCATCATCTTTGTAGATTCTTGGGGTCGAAAGAATAGCATCCCATCAGGAAATAAAAAAGGCATATTACAAGTTGGCTCTGCGGCTCCATCCCGATAAGAATCCGGATGATGAGGTAAATGACTGTCCACATAATGATTAAGCATGGTTTACCTCACTTTGCTGTTTACGTTAGCCATCTGAAAGACGAGTAATCTTAATTTACTTTCTATAGGAAGCAAAAGAGAAATTTCAACAACTGCAAAAGGTGATAGCAATTCTAGGTGATGAGGAGAAACGAGCACTTTATGATCAAACTGgctgtgttgatgatgatgtgaGTGGTATCACTgtgattcctttttttttttttttttcctgtgAGCCTTGCAAACTCTTATACTAATATTTAAGAAATTTTGAGCATCGTCAGTATATTGGAACTTTTAGTTATGTTTATTGCATATGATGGTGCAACATAGGAAAAGATTATTTCATTGTTAAGATAATGAGCCAAAATCTCATTACTGTAATGTAACAGATTCCGAAGGTGACTGTTGGGTTGGGATTGGCTGACCCGCTCTTTGCTAAGAGTAAAACTGAAATTTAACCTTCATACAATTTTGTCTAGAAACTAATATATCGAACCAAATTCTTTGTCATAACCTACTTTGGTTGAGGTGTAAAGAGGGGCAAGTGGAGGTGAATAAAAGGAGGTAATGCAGTGCTATTTGACATTTCTTTTCTAGGTAGTGAAAGAAATGGTAAGTGGAAGGGTGTGTGGCTCCTCCTGGTTAGGGAAGGAAAGGAGTAAGGAAATACCTTTAACTTCCTTTAAAGGTataccaaaagaaaagaaagaaagaaaaggtacACCAAACAACAAGGATAAGGATGACCATCTTCCCTTAGGGAAGTAAATCAACACTTCTCTATGTGCGTCAAATTTAATGTTCCAGTAGACACGCACGTATGGTGTCTTTTATGTTTACCCAGGTTGTATATTTTTTGGTTCTTGCAGACAAGTCTAACTGATGTCTGACTCTTCTTGATATAAAAAATTTACATATTGTGACTCTAAAAACTGTGGAGATCTCTAAACAACCTTATTTACGTGTATTAGAGAATAGAATGTTCTTTTTGGCTAAAGTGCTATCTGGGAGCAACTCACTTACACCTATCTGAAAAGTAAGGTTTTCATATTATCATCTGCCTACTAACAGGACCTGGCAGGAGATGTTGAAAACTTGAAGGAGTTTTTCCGAGCTATGCATCCAAAGGTAACAGTAAACGATTGCTCCACTCTATTAATTGAGTAGTAGACACTCTTAACATTGGAGGAACCTACACATGTTTTTTTGCAGATTACCGAGGCTGATATTGAAAAGTTTGAAGCAAATTATAGaggatctgagtcggagaggaaGGACTTGATTGATTTATACAAGAAGTATAAGGGTAAAATGAAGAGGTATCAGCAGAAAGCCGGAAATAGTGCGCTCTTTCCTGTTTAATGCTGTGATTTCTAGGTTGCCACCTAATTGTTGTTCTTTTGCAGGCTCTTTTGCTCCATGATTTGCTCTGATCCCAAATTAGATTCACACCGCTTCAAAGATATTCTGGATGAGGCTATATCAGCAGGTAGAGTTTGATTTCTGTCTGGATGACCTTTCTTTTgtcaaattattttttcttgaagCTGCCATCATATTAAGTATGTCATGGAGATCCAACTTATGTAGATAAAATAAATTTCAAGGATCAGTAAATATCAATTTGTCCTCTATGATGCCCTTACAATTAGGGAATAAAGATGTTGTTTGATAAATGTCGTGTGACTTTCAACACACTGCTTAACCATCTGTTTTGCTGCATAAATATTCCAATAATTTTTTCGTTTTAACAATAGTTTTTGTTGTGGTTGGCACAAAATCCTCCCTCCCTCATAGGAGTTCTCTTTCTTCTCTGGAAAGTCACACCTTATATTTTACTTTGATAGGGGAGATAAAGTCAACCAAAGCATATGAGAAATGGGAAAAGGAAGTGTCTGAAACAAAACCGCCTACAAGCCCATTGAGACGGAGGCAAAAGTGAGTCATCGTTTACATTGTGCATCATTAACTGAAAGTGCTATATCCTAACTAGAGAACTTGGAACATTGCAGATCAAAGAAAGAACCAGAGGATTTATATGCCATTATATCTCAGCGGCAAAATGAGCGGAGAGGCAAAATGAATTCTATGTTCTCATCTTTGGTTAGCAAATATGGCGGGGATCCATCTACGACAGAGCCAAGCGAGGAAGAATTTGAAGCTGCTCGCAGAAAACTGGAGAGTAGGAAGCAATCTAAGCGAAAGTAACTGTAATGTATTGCAACCTACACCATGCTGCACGAATTTGTTTATGCTGTTTTCTTGTGGCTGAGCACTATGTATTAGGTTGTGCATCTTTCTGCAAGGATTTTAAATgctttttttaaattatatttcttgGTGTATATTGTGTGAAAGAGTGATATCGTGCATCCTTTTGTTTATTTTAACTACATCATGTCTTGAATTGTTATCTGTTAAAAACTGGTAATACAAACCTGAATTGCTTCTTGATTTGCTGGAGAAATTTATGACAGGAGGCGGTGTTTGTTACACTTTTGTTGGAGTTTTTTGGTTAACTAGCTTAAGGTACCGTATCAATGAATACATAGCTTTAAAGAATTAGATTAATATTATCCATCTGCTTTAATTTAGTTTTTACTGGAtcaaagtttaagaaagtaagaaaagaaaacttttgaaacttataaTCTTGTACATACCATAATATTTGAATGGCTATAAAAGTTTGtcattaaaagtaaaataaaatattcatgttaaattgttttcaaatttagaaaagtatttttttaaatgaattaaaaaagaaatagtgttattctttttggaacaaaatagagtattaaataatataattgagcTCAAAACAGAAAAAATCTTGCACCACAAAAGTCCTTAGATGCTAAGAGTTTAGttaactgaaaaataattttagttatgtgatgaatttgaaaaagaattaaatttaaCTTTTTCTGCGAATTAGTTAAtttaaagatttaattatttgttctCAACATTAAAGGTAACTTAATTTAAAGACTTGATTATTTTTTCTCAGCATTAAAggtaataacttattttttgttattaaaattcttaatattagctcatcataattttttatacttttaatcgcaattataattttatctacTAAGTATTCTATTTTCAAAGAATAAAATTTTTTACCTGACATTTTTCTTTTGAATCTTATTTTTATTCACTATTGTCAATCGCTTTTTTGttctctcttttgtactcttaaatatttatatttgttctaattattcaatgtatttttaaaataatgtCTGATAAAACCAATGAATAAAAACTTTATTTTGAATGAGAAAATAATTTGTTTTACATGATTGTGTTAAGTATATTcaatttataacaaagaaaatgtTGAACGTGAAATAGACTTTGTTCTAAAACCAACTATTTTCGTATGTTCTTTCTCATATTTTCTTACTCCATATTCCATAACATGTTCGTGTACTTTTTATTTCTTCCCCAGTTCCTATctgtcacgatccggaattctcaccatcgggaccgtgatggccccgaacatttcacttgttaggcaagccatcGTTAACAATCTACTCCTTTTAACAGTTTAAATGAGATATTAAAGAAGAACTGAGATAACTAAATAAATTTAAAGTAACAATGCGAAAGTTGAACTAGCCAAAATTCTATTACAATTCAATGAACCTGGTGTCACGAGTGCACGAACTACTAGAGTAATACACATAAGGGTCTGAAATAAGTAACAAGTTGTTCAAATGAACGTACATAGCTAAATAAACAGAGGATGGGGACTTCAGGAGTTGCAGGCGCTGAACAGtcgtacctcaagtctccgcgaATGTCCAATTCGAGCTCGCTAATAACCACCACTGGGACTgtctccaaaatctgcacagtgtGCATAgtgcagtatcaatacaaccgaccccatgtaccggtaagttccgagcctaacctcgacgaagtagtgacgaggctaaggcgggtcatcTATGCTAAAACCTGTACGCAGTCTATAATAATGACAGAATAATTGAAATACAGTACAGAATGAAACATCCAACAAGAAATGATAACCACAGCCTCGAAAATAAACTAGTGTCGTCCAAAAT is a genomic window containing:
- the LOC107812858 gene encoding chaperone protein dnaJ 6-like; amino-acid sequence: MGKGKKTARVPVENSEEEDVEMQGNQENVNGSSSHEKSLYEILGVERIASHQEIKKAYYKLALRLHPDKNPDDEEAKEKFQQLQKVIAILGDEEKRALYDQTGCVDDDDLAGDVENLKEFFRAMHPKITEADIEKFEANYRGSESERKDLIDLYKKYKGKMKRLFCSMICSDPKLDSHRFKDILDEAISAGEIKSTKAYEKWEKEVSETKPPTSPLRRRQKSKKEPEDLYAIISQRQNERRGKMNSMFSSLVSKYGGDPSTTEPSEEEFEAARRKLESRKQSKRK